A part of Camelus ferus isolate YT-003-E chromosome 6, BCGSAC_Cfer_1.0, whole genome shotgun sequence genomic DNA contains:
- the PLEKHG3 gene encoding pleckstrin homology domain-containing family G member 3 isoform X5 yields MPVSASLHQDQERPVSLTSTTSSSGSSRDSHGAMEEPSGSEASAENERGSPRSRCPPNGNTSSGWRSMRGSLSPFSSRASVHKLSYLGRVVREIVETERTYVQDLRSIVEDYLLKIIDTPGLLNPEQVSALFGNIENIYALNSQLLRDLDSCNSDPVAVASCFVERSQEFDIYTQYCNNYPNSVAALTECMQDKQQAKFFRDRQELLQHSLPLGSYLLKPVQRILKYHLLLQEIAKHFDEEEDGFEVVEDAIDTMTCVAWYINDMKRRHEHAVRLQEIQSLLINWKGPDLTTYGELVLEGTFRVHRVRNEKTFFLFDKALLITKKRGDHFVYKGHIPCSSLMLIESTRESLCFTVTHYKHSKQQYNIQARTVEEKRSWTHHIKRLILENHHTTIPQKAKEAILEMDSYYPNRYRHSPERLKKASQDEVSAHVNQGRRQSEPSRHLPRQLSEKARAGMKGKGRRDSEGPKSCRRPGSRSPPTSEKCMSFESVSSLPEVEPDPESGTEQEVFAAVEGPSTEDTDTEAPEVLEMELDAHQLLLGLDPPGDMVDFMVAESTEDPKALSSEDEEEEIEVSHEPESLLPPSVLDQASVIAERFVSSFSRRSSLAQEDGRSSGFGTPRLTSRSNSVLSLVDSEKGPAPHGSTTDPGSQLPVEVDTSVGVAAESEPSANGAESPSPVYPAEPDRSSCKKESKLSSRDRLLLDKIKSYYENAEHQDAGFSVRRRESLSFIPKGLVRNSVSRINSLPRPDPVPVAPLGHKRQGGSRAASWALFDLPGPGQAGAGDSAPITDAEFRPSSEIVKIWEGMESPKGSPPKGPVQGQANGFDLHEPLFILEEHELGAITEESTAASPDSASPTEHPSPAHLARELKELVKELSSSAQGELVTPLHPRILQLSHVMDGPVSERVKNKVYQLARQYSLRIKSKSVAARPLLQWEKVAPTIPHLQEEAEAPATGQGKRKLVLSLFNHEQPTALEHSPPKSGSAQETSPRHFSFSPSAASPKTTAPGSWPSPRSPFDMETFNWPDVRELCSKYTSHDEALQAKGGRPRSLPVNRSRSLPENMMEPPLSGRVGRCCSLKAKRGPVGPEAAQPQPLGGPPSRGSDGEEALYVTADLTLEDNRRVIVMEKGPRPSPAVGLEATSRQGPSSPAAVEGQRQGQKFQESAENRPKEEGPRDPADPSQQGRVRSLRERFQALNSVG; encoded by the exons AtgcctgtctctgcctccctccaccaaGACCAGGAGCGGCCAGTGAGCCTGACCTCCACCACCTCCTCGTCAGGCTCCTCCCGTGACAGCCACGGGGCCATGGAAGAGCCCAGCGGCTCCGAGGCTTCCGCCGAGAATGAGCGGGGCTCCCCACGTAGCCGGTGTCCCCCCAACGGCAACACCTCTAGTGGCTGGCGGAGCATGAGGGGGTCCCTGTCCCCCTTCAGCAGCCGGGCGTCGGTGCACAAGCTCAGCTACCTGGGCCGAGTGGTGCGGGAAATTGTGGAGACGGAGCGCACATACGTGCAGGACCTGCGCAGCATCGTGGAG GACTACCTCTTGAAGATCATTGATACACCCGGGCTCCTGAACCCGGAGCAAGTCAGTGCCCTCTTTGGAAACATAGAAAACATCTACGCACTGAACAG CCAGCTCCTCAGAGACTTAGACAGCTGCAATAGTGACCCTGTGGCTGTGGCCAGCTGCTTTGTGGAAAGG AGCCAAGAGTTTGATATCTACACCCAGTATTGCAACAACTACCCTAA ctcagtgGCCGCCCTGACCGAGTGCATGCAGGACAAGCAGCAGGCCAAGTTCTTTCGGGACCGTCAGGAGCTGCTGCAGCACTCGCTGCCCCTGGGCTCCTACCTCCTGAAGCCGGTCCAGCGCATCCTCAAGTACCACCTGCTACTCCAG GAGATCGCCAAACATTTTGACGAGGAAGAGGATGGCTTCGAGGTGGTGGAGGATGCCATTGACACCATGACTTGCGTGGCCTGGTACATCAACGACATGAAGAGGAGGCACGAGCATGCGGTCCGGCTCCAG GAGATTCAGTCTCTGCTCATCAACTGGAAGGGGCCGGACCTGACCACCTATGGGGAGCTCGTCCTGGAGGGCACGTTCCGCGTGCACCGTGTGCGCAATGAGAAGACCTTCTTCCTCTTTGACAAAGCGCTGCTCATCACCAAGAAGCGAGGCGACCACTTTGTCTACAAGGGTCACATCCCG tgcTCCTCCCTGATGCTGATCGAAAGCACCAGAGAATCCCTGTGCTTCACCGTCACCCACTACAAGCACAGCAAGCAGCAGTACAACATCCAG GCCAGAACAGTGGAGGAGAAACGGAGCTGGACTCACCACATCAAGAGGCTCATCCTGGAGAATCACCATACCACCATCCCCCAGAAG GCCAAAGAAGCCATCTTGGAAATGGATTCCTATT ACCCCAATCGGTACCGGCACAGCCCAGAGCGCCTGAAGAAGGCCTCCCAGGACGAAGTGTCCGCCCATGTGAACCAGGGGCGCCGGCAGTCTG AGCCGTCCAGACACCTGCCCAGGCAACTCAGCGAGAAAG CCAGAGCAGGAATGAAG GGGAAGGGGCGCAGGGATTCTGAAGGCCCCAAGAGCTGCAGAAGGCCCGGCAGCCGGTCTCCACCCACCTCTGAGAAGTGCATGAGCTTTGAGTCAGTCTCTTCCCTGCCGGAG GTTGAGCCAGACCCTGAGTCTGGGACGGAGCAGGAGGTGTTTGCTGCCGTGGAAGGTCCCAGCACcgaggacacagacacagaggctCCAGAAGTCCTGGAAATGGAGCTTGATGCCCACcagctgctgctggggctggACCCCCCAGGTGACATGGTGGACTTCATGGTGGCTGAGAGCACAGAGGACCCTAAGGCCCTGAGCagtgaagatgaggaagaggagataGAGGTCTCCCACGAGCCTGAGAGCCTCCTACCGCCCTCCGTGCTGGACCAGGCCAGCGTCATTGCCGAGCGGTTTGTCAGCAGCTTTTCTCGGCGGAGCAGCCTGGCACAGGAGGACGGCAGGTCCAGTGGATTCGGGACCCCAAGGCTGACCAGCCGGAGCAACAGTGTGCTCAGCCTAGTGGACAGCGAGAAAGGCCCGGCCCCACATGGCAGCACCACAGACCCTGGCTCTCAGCTCCCTGTAGAAGTGGACACCAGtgtgggggtggctgcagagagTGAACCTTCTGCCAATGGGGCAGAATCCCCAAGCCCAGTCTACCCAGCGGAGCCAGACAGGTCTTCCTGTAAGAAGGAATCGAAGCTTTCTTCCCGAGACCGGCTGTTGCTAGACAAAATCAAGAGCTACTACGAAAATGCAGAGCACCAGGACGCAGGCTTTAGCGTCAGGCGCCGGGAGAGCCTCTCTTTCATCCCTAAAGGGCTGGTGAGAAACTCAGTCTCCAGGATTAACAGCCTTCCCAGGCCAGACCCAGTGCCCGTGGCTCCGCTGGGGCATAAGAGACAAGGGGGCTCCCGGGCAGCCTCGTGGGCTCTCTTTGACCTCCCAGGACCAGGCCAGGCGGGTGCTGGAGACTCAGCTCCCATCACAGATGCTGAGTTCCGCCCGTCTTCGGAAATTGTGAAGATCTGGGAGGGAATGGAATCTCCCAAGGGGAGCCCTCCGAAGGGGCCAGTCCAAGGCCAGGCCAATGGCTTTGACCTGCATGAGCCCCTCTTCATCCTGGAGGAACATGAGCTGGGGGCCATCACTGAGGAGTCGACTGCTGCCTCGCCAGACAGTGCCTCCCCCACTGAGCACCCCAGCCCGGCCCACCTGGCCCGGGAGTTGAAGGAGCTGGTGAAGGAGCTGAGCAGCAGTGCCCAGGGGGAGCTGGTGACCCCACTACACCCCCGCATCTTGCAGCTTTCCCATGTGATGGACGGCCCTGTAAGTGAGCGAGTCAAGAACAAAGTCTACCAGCTGGCCCGCCAGTACAGCCTCCGGATCAAGAGCAAGTCAGTGGCAGCCAGGCCATTGCTGCAGTGGGAAAAGGTGGCTCCCACCATCCCCCACCTGCAGGAGGAGGCTGAAGCACCAGCAACTGGCCAAG GTAAGAGGAAGCTGGTGCTGTCTCTCTTCAACCATGAGCAGCCCACGGCCCTGGAGCACAGCCCGCCCAAGTCCGGCTCTGCCCAGGAGACGTCGCCACGACATTTCTCCTTCAGCCCCTCAGCTGCTAGCCCGAAGACCACCGCGCCTGGGTCCTGGCCCTCCCCCCGAAGCCCCTTTGACATGGAGACCTTCAATTGGCCCGACGTGCGGGAGCTCTGCTCCAAGTACACCTCCCATGATGAGGCGCTCCAGGCCAAGGGCGGCCGGCCCCGCAGCCTGCCCGTCAACCGGAGCCGCTCGCTGCCGGAGAACATGATGGAGCCGCCTCTGTCAGGCAGAGTGGGCCGTTGCTGCAGCCTGAAAGCCAAGAGGGGCCCAGTGGGCCCAGAGGCCGCTCAGCCCCAGCCTCTGGGGGGGCCACCCTCAAGGGGGTCGGATGGGGAGGAGGCCCTGTATGTCACCGCAGACCTCACCCTGGAGGACAACCGGCGAGTGATTGTCATGGAGAAGGGGCCGCGGCCCAGCCCGGCTGTGGGACTGGAGGCAACCAGCAGGCAGGGACCAAGCTCACCAGCAGCtgtggaggggcagaggcagggtcaGAAGTTCCAGGAATCTGCAGAGAATCGGCCTAAGGAAGAGGGTCCCAGGGACCCTGCGGACCCAAGCCAGCAGGGTAGAGTGAGGAGCCTGAGAGAGAGATTCCAAGCCTTGAACTCCGTAGGTTGA
- the PLEKHG3 gene encoding pleckstrin homology domain-containing family G member 3 isoform X2 → MPVSASLHQDQERPVSLTSTTSSSGSSRDSHGAMEEPSGSEASAENERGSPRSRCPPNGNTSSGWRSMRGSLSPFSSRASVHKLSYLGRVVREIVETERTYVQDLRSIVEDYLLKIIDTPGLLNPEQVSALFGNIENIYALNSQLLRDLDSCNSDPVAVASCFVERSQEFDIYTQYCNNYPNSVAALTECMQDKQQAKFFRDRQELLQHSLPLGSYLLKPVQRILKYHLLLQEIAKHFDEEEDGFEVVEDAIDTMTCVAWYINDMKRRHEHAVRLQEIQSLLINWKGPDLTTYGELVLEGTFRVHRVRNEKTFFLFDKALLITKKRGDHFVYKGHIPCSSLMLIESTRESLCFTVTHYKHSKQQYNIQARTVEEKRSWTHHIKRLILENHHTTIPQKAKEAILEMDSYYPNRYRHSPERLKKASQDEVSAHVNQGRRQSEPGQPPYSRATLPIRQRGFEAPGPKGRRKSEPSRHLPRQLSEKARAGMKHEGLAGSLLDFGQHPCAWGLQSEAEGAAGQEQEEEEVVEEEEEEEQAFQVSLEDLEGHEGSEKGAGPEPPGSEEEEEEQEEEEEEEESLAVAEQGKGRRDSEGPKSCRRPGSRSPPTSEKCMSFESVSSLPEVEPDPESGTEQEVFAAVEGPSTEDTDTEAPEVLEMELDAHQLLLGLDPPGDMVDFMVAESTEDPKALSSEDEEEEIEVSHEPESLLPPSVLDQASVIAERFVSSFSRRSSLAQEDGRSSGFGTPRLTSRSNSVLSLVDSEKGPAPHGSTTDPGSQLPVEVDTSVGVAAESEPSANGAESPSPVYPAEPDRSSCKKESKLSSRDRLLLDKIKSYYENAEHQDAGFSVRRRESLSFIPKGLVRNSVSRINSLPRPDPVPVAPLGHKRQGGSRAASWALFDLPGPGQAGAGDSAPITDAEFRPSSEIVKIWEGMESPKGSPPKGPVQGQANGFDLHEPLFILEEHELGAITEESTAASPDSASPTEHPSPAHLARELKELVKELSSSAQGELVTPLHPRILQLSHVMDGPVSERVKNKVYQLARQYSLRIKSKSVAARPLLQWEKVAPTIPHLQEEAEAPATGQGKRKLVLSLFNHEQPTALEHSPPKSGSAQETSPRHFSFSPSAASPKTTAPGSWPSPRSPFDMETFNWPDVRELCSKYTSHDEALQAKGGRPRSLPVNRSRSLPENMMEPPLSGRVGRCCSLKAKRGPVGPEAAQPQPLGGPPSRGSDGEEALYVTADLTLEDNRRVIVMEKGPRPSPAVGLEATSRQGPSSPAAVEGQRQGQKFQESAENRPKEEGPRDPADPSQQGRVRSLRERFQALNSVG, encoded by the exons AtgcctgtctctgcctccctccaccaaGACCAGGAGCGGCCAGTGAGCCTGACCTCCACCACCTCCTCGTCAGGCTCCTCCCGTGACAGCCACGGGGCCATGGAAGAGCCCAGCGGCTCCGAGGCTTCCGCCGAGAATGAGCGGGGCTCCCCACGTAGCCGGTGTCCCCCCAACGGCAACACCTCTAGTGGCTGGCGGAGCATGAGGGGGTCCCTGTCCCCCTTCAGCAGCCGGGCGTCGGTGCACAAGCTCAGCTACCTGGGCCGAGTGGTGCGGGAAATTGTGGAGACGGAGCGCACATACGTGCAGGACCTGCGCAGCATCGTGGAG GACTACCTCTTGAAGATCATTGATACACCCGGGCTCCTGAACCCGGAGCAAGTCAGTGCCCTCTTTGGAAACATAGAAAACATCTACGCACTGAACAG CCAGCTCCTCAGAGACTTAGACAGCTGCAATAGTGACCCTGTGGCTGTGGCCAGCTGCTTTGTGGAAAGG AGCCAAGAGTTTGATATCTACACCCAGTATTGCAACAACTACCCTAA ctcagtgGCCGCCCTGACCGAGTGCATGCAGGACAAGCAGCAGGCCAAGTTCTTTCGGGACCGTCAGGAGCTGCTGCAGCACTCGCTGCCCCTGGGCTCCTACCTCCTGAAGCCGGTCCAGCGCATCCTCAAGTACCACCTGCTACTCCAG GAGATCGCCAAACATTTTGACGAGGAAGAGGATGGCTTCGAGGTGGTGGAGGATGCCATTGACACCATGACTTGCGTGGCCTGGTACATCAACGACATGAAGAGGAGGCACGAGCATGCGGTCCGGCTCCAG GAGATTCAGTCTCTGCTCATCAACTGGAAGGGGCCGGACCTGACCACCTATGGGGAGCTCGTCCTGGAGGGCACGTTCCGCGTGCACCGTGTGCGCAATGAGAAGACCTTCTTCCTCTTTGACAAAGCGCTGCTCATCACCAAGAAGCGAGGCGACCACTTTGTCTACAAGGGTCACATCCCG tgcTCCTCCCTGATGCTGATCGAAAGCACCAGAGAATCCCTGTGCTTCACCGTCACCCACTACAAGCACAGCAAGCAGCAGTACAACATCCAG GCCAGAACAGTGGAGGAGAAACGGAGCTGGACTCACCACATCAAGAGGCTCATCCTGGAGAATCACCATACCACCATCCCCCAGAAG GCCAAAGAAGCCATCTTGGAAATGGATTCCTATT ACCCCAATCGGTACCGGCACAGCCCAGAGCGCCTGAAGAAGGCCTCCCAGGACGAAGTGTCCGCCCATGTGAACCAGGGGCGCCGGCAGTCTG AGCCTGGTCAGCCCCCGTACAGCCGGGCAACACTGCCCATCCGGCAGCGAGGCTTCGAGGCGCCAGGCCCTAAGGGCCGTAGGAAGTCGG AGCCGTCCAGACACCTGCCCAGGCAACTCAGCGAGAAAG CCAGAGCAGGAATGAAG CATGAGGGCCTTGCTGGCTCGCTCCTGGACTTCGGGCAGCACCCCTGCGCGTGGGGCCTGCAGTCGGAGGCTGAAGGGGCTgctgggcaggagcaggaggaggaagaggtggtggaggaggaggaggaggaagagcaggccTTTCAGGTCTCTCTGGAGGACCTGGAAGGGCATGAAGGCAGCGAGAAGGGGGCCGGGCCAGAGCCCCCAGgctcggaggaggaggaggaggagcaggaggaggaggaggaggaggaggagagcctgGCAGTGGCGGAGCAG GGGAAGGGGCGCAGGGATTCTGAAGGCCCCAAGAGCTGCAGAAGGCCCGGCAGCCGGTCTCCACCCACCTCTGAGAAGTGCATGAGCTTTGAGTCAGTCTCTTCCCTGCCGGAG GTTGAGCCAGACCCTGAGTCTGGGACGGAGCAGGAGGTGTTTGCTGCCGTGGAAGGTCCCAGCACcgaggacacagacacagaggctCCAGAAGTCCTGGAAATGGAGCTTGATGCCCACcagctgctgctggggctggACCCCCCAGGTGACATGGTGGACTTCATGGTGGCTGAGAGCACAGAGGACCCTAAGGCCCTGAGCagtgaagatgaggaagaggagataGAGGTCTCCCACGAGCCTGAGAGCCTCCTACCGCCCTCCGTGCTGGACCAGGCCAGCGTCATTGCCGAGCGGTTTGTCAGCAGCTTTTCTCGGCGGAGCAGCCTGGCACAGGAGGACGGCAGGTCCAGTGGATTCGGGACCCCAAGGCTGACCAGCCGGAGCAACAGTGTGCTCAGCCTAGTGGACAGCGAGAAAGGCCCGGCCCCACATGGCAGCACCACAGACCCTGGCTCTCAGCTCCCTGTAGAAGTGGACACCAGtgtgggggtggctgcagagagTGAACCTTCTGCCAATGGGGCAGAATCCCCAAGCCCAGTCTACCCAGCGGAGCCAGACAGGTCTTCCTGTAAGAAGGAATCGAAGCTTTCTTCCCGAGACCGGCTGTTGCTAGACAAAATCAAGAGCTACTACGAAAATGCAGAGCACCAGGACGCAGGCTTTAGCGTCAGGCGCCGGGAGAGCCTCTCTTTCATCCCTAAAGGGCTGGTGAGAAACTCAGTCTCCAGGATTAACAGCCTTCCCAGGCCAGACCCAGTGCCCGTGGCTCCGCTGGGGCATAAGAGACAAGGGGGCTCCCGGGCAGCCTCGTGGGCTCTCTTTGACCTCCCAGGACCAGGCCAGGCGGGTGCTGGAGACTCAGCTCCCATCACAGATGCTGAGTTCCGCCCGTCTTCGGAAATTGTGAAGATCTGGGAGGGAATGGAATCTCCCAAGGGGAGCCCTCCGAAGGGGCCAGTCCAAGGCCAGGCCAATGGCTTTGACCTGCATGAGCCCCTCTTCATCCTGGAGGAACATGAGCTGGGGGCCATCACTGAGGAGTCGACTGCTGCCTCGCCAGACAGTGCCTCCCCCACTGAGCACCCCAGCCCGGCCCACCTGGCCCGGGAGTTGAAGGAGCTGGTGAAGGAGCTGAGCAGCAGTGCCCAGGGGGAGCTGGTGACCCCACTACACCCCCGCATCTTGCAGCTTTCCCATGTGATGGACGGCCCTGTAAGTGAGCGAGTCAAGAACAAAGTCTACCAGCTGGCCCGCCAGTACAGCCTCCGGATCAAGAGCAAGTCAGTGGCAGCCAGGCCATTGCTGCAGTGGGAAAAGGTGGCTCCCACCATCCCCCACCTGCAGGAGGAGGCTGAAGCACCAGCAACTGGCCAAG GTAAGAGGAAGCTGGTGCTGTCTCTCTTCAACCATGAGCAGCCCACGGCCCTGGAGCACAGCCCGCCCAAGTCCGGCTCTGCCCAGGAGACGTCGCCACGACATTTCTCCTTCAGCCCCTCAGCTGCTAGCCCGAAGACCACCGCGCCTGGGTCCTGGCCCTCCCCCCGAAGCCCCTTTGACATGGAGACCTTCAATTGGCCCGACGTGCGGGAGCTCTGCTCCAAGTACACCTCCCATGATGAGGCGCTCCAGGCCAAGGGCGGCCGGCCCCGCAGCCTGCCCGTCAACCGGAGCCGCTCGCTGCCGGAGAACATGATGGAGCCGCCTCTGTCAGGCAGAGTGGGCCGTTGCTGCAGCCTGAAAGCCAAGAGGGGCCCAGTGGGCCCAGAGGCCGCTCAGCCCCAGCCTCTGGGGGGGCCACCCTCAAGGGGGTCGGATGGGGAGGAGGCCCTGTATGTCACCGCAGACCTCACCCTGGAGGACAACCGGCGAGTGATTGTCATGGAGAAGGGGCCGCGGCCCAGCCCGGCTGTGGGACTGGAGGCAACCAGCAGGCAGGGACCAAGCTCACCAGCAGCtgtggaggggcagaggcagggtcaGAAGTTCCAGGAATCTGCAGAGAATCGGCCTAAGGAAGAGGGTCCCAGGGACCCTGCGGACCCAAGCCAGCAGGGTAGAGTGAGGAGCCTGAGAGAGAGATTCCAAGCCTTGAACTCCGTAGGTTGA